From one Plasmodium knowlesi strain H genome assembly, chromosome: 11 genomic stretch:
- a CDS encoding ADP-ribosylation factor, putative — MGNAANKMAFLTDDDVKGKNKAPDKKYNILILGLNGSGKTTLLYHNFIPEWKDITSHMEPTISYHYEEIKWINGRIGFWDMSGNPIMRNIWQLIYRNVKVNAILYVINIMDISDEILRENNSLITLLLNDECLQASCVVLVFNTFNDVDSVDEATKNQVYVKYRIKDLINHYGNRIHHIFVDCKNCKLDKNWMGLMQQISYYF; from the exons atggggaacgCAGCGAACAAAATGGCCTTCCTAACTGACGACGATgtcaagggaaaaaacaaagcaCCAGACAAAAAGTacaacattttaattttggGCCTTAACGGCTCAGGCAAAACAACGCTACTCTAtcataattttattccaG AATGGAAAGACATCACCTCGCACATGGAACCAACCATATCTTACCACTACGAAGAGATTAAGTGGATAAATGGGAGAATCGGTTTCTGGGACATGTCAGGGAATCCAATA ATGAGGAACATTTGGCAACTGATTTATCGGAACGTAAAAGTGAACGCCATTTTGTACGTTATTAACATAATGGACATATCGGATGAAATTTTAAGAGAGAACAACTCACTCATAACTCTTCTACTGAACGATGAATGTCTGCAAGCGTCCTGTGTGGTGTTAGTCTTTAACACCTTTAATGATGTGGACAGTGTGGATGAAGCGACAAAAAATCAGGTATACGTTAAGTACAGAATTAAAGATTTGATTAACCATTATGGGAATAGAAttcatcacatttttgttgATTGCAAAAATTGTAAGTTGGATAAAAACTGGATGGGTTTGATGCAACAAATTTCCTACTACTtctga